The following nucleotide sequence is from Basilea psittacipulmonis DSM 24701.
TCTCAAAACCCATCACACCTCAAGCAAGCCGATATGAATAGTTGGAACCCAAGTGCACGCATCACCCATCGCCCTTTACCTCAAAAACACAACACGTCCGCACCAAACAAGTCACTTATTCCCTTACCAAACATCGCCTGTTTTTAACCTCTAAACGATTCAAGCAACATACCTGCACAAAAAACCATTTCATTACATCTATTTCTGCACTTTAAAAAATGAGGACACCTCGCTTCTTTCATTCGTTTTACCGTACGAGCCACCACGTCTCAAACCCCAAACAAAACTTTACCGTATAAGCCACCACGTCTCCAAACCCAAACAAAACGCACATAAAAAAAAGGGGCTTTTCAGCCCCTCTTCATTCTTTAAAAATACGTTTATTACATATTTTCAATCATCACTTCACCAAAGCCAGAACAACTTACTTGTGTTGCACCGTCCAATAAACGTGCAAAGTCATAAGTTACTTTCTTCGATAAAATAGCTTTTTCCATAGAAGAAATGATCAAATCAGCCGCTTCTGTCCAACCCATGTGACGCAACATCATTTCAGCAGATAAAATCTCTGAACCTGGGTTCACATAGTCTTTACCAGCGTATTTTGGAGCTGTACCATGAGTCGCTTCAAACATCGCAACAGAATCAGAAAGGTTTGCACCTGGAGCGATACCAATACCACCCACTTGAGCCGCCAACGCGTCAGAAATATAGTCACCATTCAAGTTCAATGTCGCAATGACTGAGTAATCAGCTGGACGCAAAAGAATTTGTTGCAAGAAAGCATCAGCAATCGCATCTTTAATGATAATTTCCTTACCATTCTTAGGATTGCGAATTTTGCACCATGGTCCACCATCAATCTCTTGGGCACCAAATTCACGTTTTGCCAACGCATAACCCCAGTCACGGAAACCACCTTCCGTAAACTTCATGATATTACCTTTGTGAACCAATGTTACATTAGGTTTGTCATTATCGATAGCGTATTGGATAGCCTTACGAACCAAACGCTCTGTACCCTCACGAGAAACAGGTTTTACGCCGATACCAGATGTCTCTGGGAAACGGATTTTTTTCACACCCATTTCATTTTGCAAGAAAGCAATTAATTTTTTCGCTTCTGGACTACCTTCAGCAAACTCGATACCCGCATAAATATCCTCTGAGTTTTCACGGAAAATCACCATATCAACTTTCTCAGGATGTGAAACTGGAGAAGGAACACCTTGGAAATAACGAACTGGACGCAAGCAAACATATAGGTCTAACTGTTGGCGCAATGCTACGTTTAGCGAACGGATACCACCACCAACAGGTGTCGTCAAAGGACCTTTGATCGATACAGAATATTCGCGCAAAGCATCTAAAGTTTCATCTGGCAACCATACGTCTTGTCCATAAACTTTAGTCGCTTTTTCGCCTGCATAAATTTCCATCCATTGGATTTTACGTTTGCCACCGTATGCTTTCTCAACCGCCGCATCAACGACTTTAAGCATCACTGGCGTAATATCTTGACCTGTACCATCTCCCTCAATAAATGGAATAATGGGCTGATCAGGAACATTCAAACTGAAATCTGCATTAACAGTA
It contains:
- the icd gene encoding NADP-dependent isocitrate dehydrogenase, which produces MSYEHIKVPTTGEKITVNADFSLNVPDQPIIPFIEGDGTGQDITPVMLKVVDAAVEKAYGGKRKIQWMEIYAGEKATKVYGQDVWLPDETLDALREYSVSIKGPLTTPVGGGIRSLNVALRQQLDLYVCLRPVRYFQGVPSPVSHPEKVDMVIFRENSEDIYAGIEFAEGSPEAKKLIAFLQNEMGVKKIRFPETSGIGVKPVSREGTERLVRKAIQYAIDNDKPNVTLVHKGNIMKFTEGGFRDWGYALAKREFGAQEIDGGPWCKIRNPKNGKEIIIKDAIADAFLQQILLRPADYSVIATLNLNGDYISDALAAQVGGIGIAPGANLSDSVAMFEATHGTAPKYAGKDYVNPGSEILSAEMMLRHMGWTEAADLIISSMEKAILSKKVTYDFARLLDGATQVSCSGFGEVMIENM